A genomic window from Streptomyces sp. NBC_00234 includes:
- a CDS encoding right-handed parallel beta-helix repeat-containing protein — translation MAQGTVQVTHTGTSRWRRRTGEYASLTAALEAAAEGDVLTIAPGTYRENLVVHRAVTLRGPEGSVGSVRIAPIDGVPLTVRASAVIQDLHVEGQDSAAPAVLVEEGTPELSDLRIVTRSAAGMEVRGAARPSVRRCTVDNPAGVGIAVLDGAGGVFEECEIVSAGQSGVSVRDGARPRLERCRVHHTSGAGLSVTGEGSSLEAVGCEVYEVKGSGVQVTARGTAHLTDCTVHRTAADGITLDTDAVLTLADCDIHDIPENAVDLRSRSVLTLTRSTVRRFGRNGLSVWDPGTRVDANQCEIHDSTGDYPAVWVSDGATVILDSCRVHDVPDALFVLDRGSRADVVDSDLSQIRNTAVSVSDGATAQLDDCRIREASTGAWFRDHGSGGTLNNCTIDAAQTGVIVTKGADPTIERCTVTSPAEAGFYVSAEGRGTFDSCRVTGSEGYGFHVMDGCRTTLRRCRTERCARGGYEFAEGGLSQADGSGAGPVAEDCTSDESALRGAGTPPPAVLTATQSTPGLLSAMPDQRVHAADPAPEAPAEPVRDSGAVLGELDALVGLDSVKREVRALTDMIEVGRRRREAGLKAASVRRHLVFTGSPGTGKTTVARLYGEILASLGVLERGHLVEVSRVDLVGEHIGSTAIRTQEAFDRARGGVLFVDEAYALSPEDSGRDFGREAIDTLVKLMEDHRDAVVVIVAGYTHEMERFLTVNPGVASRFSRTITFSDYLPEELLRIVEQQADEHEYSLADGTGEALLKYFTELPKGPAFGNGRTARQTFESMVERHAGRVAQLAETSTDDLTLLYPEDLPELP, via the coding sequence ATGGCACAGGGCACGGTCCAGGTGACGCACACCGGCACATCGCGATGGCGGCGCCGCACGGGTGAATACGCTTCGCTCACCGCAGCCCTGGAGGCCGCGGCCGAGGGCGATGTGCTCACCATCGCCCCCGGGACGTACCGGGAGAATCTTGTGGTCCACCGCGCGGTGACGCTGCGCGGCCCCGAAGGGTCCGTCGGTTCCGTGCGGATCGCGCCGATCGACGGCGTACCCCTGACCGTGCGGGCCTCCGCCGTCATCCAGGATCTTCATGTGGAGGGCCAGGACTCCGCGGCTCCCGCCGTGCTCGTCGAAGAGGGCACTCCGGAGCTCTCGGATCTTCGGATCGTGACGAGGTCGGCCGCCGGGATGGAGGTGCGGGGTGCCGCCAGGCCCTCCGTGCGCCGCTGCACCGTCGACAATCCGGCCGGGGTCGGCATCGCCGTGCTCGACGGGGCGGGCGGGGTGTTCGAGGAGTGCGAGATCGTCTCGGCCGGGCAGTCCGGTGTGTCCGTCCGCGACGGCGCGCGTCCCCGGCTGGAGCGCTGCCGCGTCCACCACACGTCGGGCGCCGGGCTGAGCGTGACCGGCGAGGGCAGTTCCCTGGAGGCCGTGGGCTGCGAGGTGTACGAGGTCAAGGGCAGCGGGGTCCAGGTCACGGCCCGCGGCACCGCCCATCTCACCGACTGCACCGTGCACCGCACCGCCGCGGACGGCATCACGCTGGACACCGACGCGGTCCTCACCCTCGCCGACTGCGACATTCACGACATCCCCGAGAACGCGGTGGATCTGAGGTCCCGTTCGGTCCTCACGCTGACCCGTTCCACCGTGCGCAGGTTCGGCCGCAACGGACTGTCGGTCTGGGACCCGGGCACGCGGGTGGACGCCAACCAGTGCGAGATCCACGACAGCACGGGCGACTACCCGGCGGTCTGGGTCAGCGACGGTGCGACCGTGATACTCGATTCGTGCCGCGTCCACGACGTGCCCGACGCCCTCTTCGTCCTCGACCGGGGCTCTCGCGCCGACGTGGTGGACAGCGACCTCTCGCAGATCCGCAACACCGCCGTCTCCGTGAGCGACGGAGCGACGGCGCAGCTGGACGACTGCCGCATCCGCGAGGCGTCCACGGGCGCCTGGTTCCGCGACCACGGCAGCGGCGGCACGCTGAACAACTGCACGATCGACGCCGCGCAGACCGGGGTCATCGTCACCAAGGGCGCCGACCCCACCATCGAGCGCTGCACCGTCACCTCGCCCGCCGAGGCCGGTTTCTACGTCTCCGCCGAGGGGCGTGGCACCTTCGACAGCTGCCGGGTCACCGGGAGCGAGGGCTACGGCTTCCACGTCATGGACGGCTGCCGCACCACCCTCAGGCGCTGCCGGACGGAACGGTGCGCCCGGGGCGGCTACGAATTCGCCGAGGGCGGCCTGTCCCAGGCCGACGGGTCCGGAGCGGGTCCGGTGGCGGAGGACTGCACGAGCGACGAGAGCGCCCTCCGTGGCGCCGGTACTCCCCCTCCCGCGGTCCTGACGGCGACCCAGTCGACGCCGGGGCTGCTCAGCGCGATGCCCGACCAGCGCGTGCACGCCGCCGACCCCGCCCCGGAGGCTCCGGCCGAACCGGTACGCGACTCCGGGGCCGTCCTCGGTGAACTGGACGCGCTGGTGGGCCTCGACAGCGTCAAGCGCGAGGTGCGGGCCCTCACCGACATGATCGAGGTCGGCAGGCGCCGCAGGGAGGCCGGGCTCAAGGCGGCCTCGGTCCGCCGCCACCTCGTCTTCACCGGCTCCCCCGGTACGGGCAAGACGACGGTGGCGCGGCTGTACGGCGAGATCCTGGCCTCCCTCGGGGTGCTGGAGCGCGGCCACCTGGTCGAGGTGTCCCGGGTGGACCTCGTCGGCGAGCACATCGGCTCCACCGCCATCAGGACCCAGGAGGCGTTCGACCGGGCGCGTGGCGGGGTCCTCTTCGTCGACGAGGCGTACGCCCTGTCGCCGGAGGACTCCGGCCGGGACTTCGGCCGCGAGGCGATCGACACGCTGGTGAAGCTCATGGAGGACCACCGGGACGCGGTGGTGGTGATCGTCGCCGGCTACACCCACGAGATGGAGCGGTTCCTCACCGTCAACCCCGGTGTGGCGTCCCGTTTCTCACGGACCATCACCTTCAGCGACTACCTGCCCGAAGAGCTGCTGCGCATCGTCGAGCAGCAGGCGGACGAGCACGAGTACAGCCTGGCGGACGGAACCGGGGAGGCGCTGCTCAAGTACTTCACCGAGCTGCCCAAGGGTCCCGCCTTCGGTAACGGCCGCACGGCCCGCCAGACCTTCGAGTCGATGGTGGAGCGGCACGCGGGGAGGGTCGCCCAGCTCGCCGAGACGAGCACGGACGACCTCACCCTGCTCTATCCGGAGGACCTTCCCGAGCTGCCCTGA
- a CDS encoding DeoR/GlpR family DNA-binding transcription regulator, with amino-acid sequence MSENQNLLAEQRRALILDEVRKRGGVRVNELTRRLNVSDMTIRRDLDALARQGVIEKVHGGAVPLVETSTHEPGFEAKSALELSAKEDIARAAAAMAAPGSAIALSGGTTTYALAQQLLDVPDLTVVTNSVRVADVFHGAQRTAAAGGSRTGAATVVLTGGVRTPSDSLVGPVADRAIASLHFDVLFLGVHGISVEAGLSTPNLAEAETNRRFVRAARRVVVVADHTKWGTVGLSSFAGLDEVDTFVTDAGLSAGSRAEIEEHLPGLVVAGGSADAVL; translated from the coding sequence TTGAGCGAGAATCAGAATCTGCTCGCGGAGCAGCGGCGTGCCCTGATCCTCGACGAGGTGCGCAAGCGTGGCGGGGTCAGGGTCAACGAACTGACCCGCAGGCTGAATGTCTCCGACATGACGATCCGTCGGGATCTGGATGCGCTGGCCCGTCAGGGTGTCATCGAGAAGGTGCACGGCGGCGCGGTTCCGCTGGTCGAGACGAGCACGCACGAGCCCGGTTTCGAGGCCAAGTCGGCGCTGGAGCTGAGCGCCAAGGAAGACATCGCGCGGGCCGCCGCGGCCATGGCCGCGCCCGGCAGTGCGATCGCCCTGTCCGGCGGGACGACCACGTACGCGCTGGCCCAGCAGCTCCTGGACGTACCCGATCTGACGGTCGTGACGAACTCGGTGCGGGTCGCCGACGTGTTCCACGGTGCGCAGCGCACGGCGGCGGCGGGCGGTTCCCGGACGGGCGCCGCCACGGTCGTGCTGACCGGTGGCGTGCGTACGCCTTCCGATTCCCTCGTCGGCCCCGTCGCCGACCGGGCGATCGCTTCGCTCCACTTCGATGTGCTGTTCCTCGGGGTGCACGGCATCTCGGTCGAGGCCGGGCTGTCGACCCCGAATCTGGCGGAGGCCGAGACGAACCGTCGTTTCGTGCGCGCCGCGCGCCGGGTCGTCGTGGTCGCGGACCACACCAAGTGGGGCACGGTGGGCCTGAGTTCGTTCGCCGGACTCGACGAGGTGGACACCTTCGTCACCGACGCCGGGCTGTCGGCCGGTTCACGCGCCGAGATCGAGGAGCACCTGCCGGGCCTGGTGGTGGCGGGCGGCTCCGCCGACGCGGTCCTCTAG
- a CDS encoding SRPBCC family protein: MAVFRIERFTPLPAAEAWRRVTDWERHGAFVPLTSVTVPTGLPTRIGTVFVARTGLGPLAFDDPMEVVRWTPPAAGRAGLCQLEKRGSVVLGRAAIDVYPTGSGSHVVWVEELRVRLLPRWGDPLVASAGRRAFTRVLDRLLDEVPVHHP, encoded by the coding sequence GTGGCCGTCTTCCGGATCGAGCGTTTCACTCCCCTCCCCGCCGCCGAGGCATGGCGCCGGGTGACCGACTGGGAGCGGCACGGCGCGTTCGTCCCCCTCACCTCGGTGACCGTCCCCACCGGTCTGCCCACCCGGATCGGCACGGTCTTCGTGGCCCGGACCGGCCTGGGTCCGCTGGCCTTCGACGACCCGATGGAAGTGGTCAGGTGGACACCGCCCGCCGCCGGGCGGGCGGGCCTCTGCCAGTTGGAGAAGCGCGGTTCGGTGGTTCTGGGGCGCGCGGCGATCGACGTCTACCCGACGGGTTCGGGTTCCCATGTGGTGTGGGTGGAGGAGCTGCGCGTCCGTCTGCTGCCGCGCTGGGGCGATCCGCTGGTCGCCTCCGCGGGCCGCCGGGCCTTCACCCGGGTGCTCGACAGGCTGCTGGACGAGGTGCCGGTCCACCACCCTTAG
- a CDS encoding SRPBCC family protein produces MARRLRSVGLDFVDSAPLRLVFASEVSAPPDVVYRALAEEVESWPGWFTSVTRARPVDGGAGREVRLKGGTVFRETVLAKEPGERYAYRVDETNAPGVSALLEEWRLTPAGTGTRVQWTFATDGGALFRFGVRLGRAGLGRAFRGAVDRLGRRLAGTAA; encoded by the coding sequence ATGGCACGCCGACTCCGCTCCGTAGGACTCGACTTCGTCGATTCCGCCCCGCTGCGCCTGGTCTTCGCCTCCGAGGTGTCCGCGCCTCCGGACGTGGTGTACCGGGCGCTCGCCGAGGAGGTGGAATCCTGGCCGGGCTGGTTCACCTCGGTGACGCGGGCCCGGCCCGTCGACGGGGGCGCGGGCCGGGAGGTCCGGCTCAAGGGCGGCACCGTGTTCCGTGAGACGGTCCTCGCGAAGGAACCGGGCGAGCGGTACGCGTACCGGGTGGACGAGACCAACGCCCCTGGCGTGTCGGCCTTGTTGGAGGAGTGGCGGCTCACTCCGGCCGGGACCGGGACGCGGGTGCAGTGGACGTTCGCCACGGACGGGGGCGCGCTGTTCCGGTTCGGGGTGCGCCTGGGGCGGGCAGGGCTCGGCCGGGCCTTCCGCGGCGCCGTGGACAGGCTCGGGCGGCGGCTGGCCGGGACCGCCGCCTGA
- a CDS encoding PLP-dependent cysteine synthase family protein has translation MDTSGHRRDGGAAATVDIDRTDPEYRAWLKEAVRKVQADANRSADTHLLRFPLPEQWGIDLYLKDESTHPTGSLKHRLARSLFLYGLCNGWIRRGKPVIEASSGSTAVSEAYFAKLIGVPFIAVMPRTTSPEKCRLIEFHGGQCHFVDDSRKMYEESAALAAETGGHYMDQFTYAERATDWRGNNNIAESIYQQLRLERYPEPAWIVATAGTGGTSATIARYVHYMQHDTRICVPDPENSCFFDGWTHHNPLATSDCGSRIEGIGRPRMEPSFLPGAIDRMMKVPDAASIAAVRALERAIGRKAGGSTGTGLWSAFKLVAEMVEQGSTGSIVTLICDPGDRYLDKYYSDSWLSGQGLDIAPYTETIDHFLATGHWPA, from the coding sequence ATGGACACCAGTGGGCACAGACGTGACGGTGGGGCTGCGGCGACCGTGGACATCGACCGTACCGACCCGGAGTACCGGGCCTGGCTGAAGGAAGCCGTACGCAAGGTCCAGGCCGACGCCAACCGCTCGGCCGACACCCACCTCCTGCGCTTCCCGCTGCCCGAACAGTGGGGCATCGACCTCTACCTCAAGGACGAGTCGACGCATCCCACCGGCAGCCTCAAGCACCGGCTCGCCCGTTCGCTGTTCCTCTACGGGCTCTGCAACGGCTGGATCCGCAGGGGCAAACCGGTCATCGAGGCGTCCAGCGGCTCGACCGCCGTGTCGGAGGCGTACTTCGCGAAGCTGATCGGCGTGCCGTTCATCGCGGTGATGCCGCGCACCACCAGCCCCGAGAAGTGCCGGCTGATCGAATTCCACGGCGGACAGTGCCACTTCGTCGACGACTCCCGGAAGATGTACGAGGAGTCCGCGGCACTCGCGGCGGAGACCGGCGGCCACTACATGGACCAGTTCACCTACGCGGAGCGGGCCACGGACTGGCGCGGCAACAACAACATCGCGGAGTCCATCTACCAGCAGCTCAGGCTGGAGAGGTACCCGGAGCCCGCCTGGATCGTCGCCACGGCGGGGACGGGCGGCACCTCGGCGACGATCGCGCGCTACGTCCACTACATGCAGCACGACACCCGCATCTGTGTGCCCGACCCCGAGAACTCCTGTTTCTTCGACGGCTGGACCCACCACAACCCGCTGGCCACCAGCGACTGCGGCTCCCGCATCGAGGGCATCGGCAGGCCCCGGATGGAACCCAGCTTCCTGCCCGGCGCCATCGACCGGATGATGAAGGTGCCGGACGCGGCCAGCATCGCCGCGGTACGCGCGCTGGAACGCGCCATCGGCCGCAAGGCGGGCGGATCGACGGGTACGGGGCTCTGGAGCGCCTTCAAGCTGGTCGCCGAGATGGTGGAACAGGGCAGCACCGGCAGCATCGTGACGCTGATCTGCGACCCGGGCGACCGCTACCTCGACAAGTACTACTCCGACAGCTGGCTCAGTGGTCAGGGCCTGGACATCGCCCCGTACACCGAGACCATCGACCACTTCCTGGCCACCGGGCACTGGCCCGCCTGA
- a CDS encoding ATP-binding protein, which produces MISEPSRHCAVELHALPSRIGQVRRIISAQLRYWHLDPLIDHAALGVTELLTNVHRHAQPDKACTVEIELLLDRLTVSVHDHDPRLPTMGNADSDSTSGRGLALIAAVSESWGVRSADGAGKVVWFTLPAPCPVSTLPPLAVYGSTTDGPFAYVPLEPAAHVPARSAVVG; this is translated from the coding sequence GTGATCAGCGAGCCAAGCAGGCACTGCGCGGTGGAGCTCCATGCCCTGCCGTCGCGGATCGGTCAGGTCCGCAGAATAATCTCGGCGCAACTGCGCTACTGGCATCTCGATCCTCTGATCGACCATGCAGCGCTCGGCGTCACCGAACTACTGACCAACGTCCACCGGCATGCCCAGCCGGACAAGGCGTGCACCGTCGAGATCGAGCTGCTGCTCGACCGGCTGACGGTCTCCGTCCACGACCACGACCCGCGGCTGCCCACCATGGGCAACGCCGACTCGGACTCCACATCGGGCCGCGGACTTGCACTGATCGCCGCCGTCAGCGAGAGCTGGGGCGTGCGGTCGGCCGACGGGGCGGGCAAGGTCGTCTGGTTCACCCTCCCCGCACCCTGTCCCGTGTCCACCCTGCCGCCGCTCGCGGTGTACGGGTCGACCACCGACGGGCCATTCGCCTACGTGCCGTTGGAACCGGCGGCACACGTACCCGCCCGGTCGGCCGTCGTCGGCTGA
- a CDS encoding ABC transporter permease has product MTRTRASVRLSLSSLRARKRRFAGTFTAVLLGVAFLAGTLVMGDTLRAGFDSMFGTAASGTDAVVRSADVVTVEGETQGTRRPVSTGLVRQIERIPGVAAAAPRIEGAGQLIGSDGEPIGGQGPPTVAGNWIDDPELNPYRLAEGRAPSAPGEVVVNRGTADRGGLRIGDTTVLRTPEPVRVTVVGLATFGGEDGMAQVTYTGMTQADAEKYLMPGPGEAASIQVRAGPGTDQRELVAALRPVLPDGVEAITGQASATENQDMISGAFLSLFTTLLLVFSGIVLLVATFSIHNTFAIVVAQRTRENALLRALGASRRQIVGSTLAEATVVGIVASAAGLVGGIAMAAGLQALFPAVGFPFPEGALVISGLSMLLPLGVGILVCLGSALVPALRAGRIAPLAALRETAVDDSAASRKRVVAGGALLAVAVAVTLTGVLVTPSVWLSGTGAVLVLVSFVVLGPVASSYAVRVIGAPLDRLRGVTGALAKRNALRSPKRTSATATALMTGVAVVSLFTVFGASLKATMDETVDRSFAGDVAISAPAFGAGGSGLSPELAPAVDRLPEVRTAVGLGKGVAEVDGAGRALTVTDPAALAEVLDLGAVDGSLDALGTDGIALSDTEADKRGLRTGSTTRLTFADGTRQTFTVRAVFEQSELAGDYVVTRAAWAPHRAQDSDSLIAVAFEDGVGADEGKAAVERTAAAHGSPEVQTREEYAQSSAGGIDMMLTLIYALLALAVLIALLGIANTLTLAIHERTRELGLLRAVGQTRNQLRAMVRWESVLVAAFGTAGGLLLGTFLGWVLVEASEGSGDTAFAFAPAPGRLLVVGLVGLAAGALAGWRPARRAARLDVLRAVATE; this is encoded by the coding sequence GTGACCCGTACCCGCGCCTCCGTGCGCCTCAGCCTCTCCTCGCTCCGCGCCCGCAAACGGCGCTTCGCCGGGACGTTCACCGCCGTCCTGCTCGGAGTGGCCTTCCTCGCCGGAACCCTCGTCATGGGCGACACCCTGCGCGCCGGCTTCGACAGCATGTTCGGCACCGCGGCCAGTGGTACGGACGCGGTCGTGCGCAGCGCCGACGTGGTCACCGTCGAGGGCGAGACCCAGGGCACCCGGCGCCCCGTGAGCACCGGCCTGGTGCGGCAGATCGAGCGGATCCCCGGGGTCGCCGCCGCGGCTCCCCGCATCGAGGGCGCCGGCCAGCTCATCGGCTCCGACGGCGAACCCATCGGCGGTCAGGGGCCGCCCACCGTCGCGGGGAACTGGATCGACGACCCCGAACTCAACCCCTACCGGCTCGCCGAGGGACGCGCGCCCTCGGCGCCCGGCGAGGTCGTCGTCAACCGCGGCACCGCCGACAGGGGCGGGCTGAGGATCGGCGACACGACCGTACTGCGCACCCCCGAACCCGTACGCGTCACCGTCGTCGGACTGGCCACCTTCGGCGGCGAGGACGGCATGGCCCAGGTGACCTACACCGGCATGACGCAGGCCGACGCCGAGAAGTACCTCATGCCCGGGCCCGGCGAGGCGGCGAGCATCCAGGTGCGGGCCGGCCCCGGGACCGATCAGCGGGAACTCGTCGCCGCGCTCCGCCCCGTCCTGCCCGACGGTGTGGAGGCCATCACCGGACAGGCGTCCGCCACCGAGAACCAGGACATGATCTCCGGTGCCTTCCTGAGCCTGTTCACCACACTGCTCCTGGTGTTCTCCGGGATCGTGCTGCTCGTCGCGACGTTCTCCATCCACAACACCTTCGCGATCGTCGTCGCCCAGCGCACCCGCGAGAACGCGCTGCTGCGCGCACTGGGCGCCTCCCGCCGCCAGATCGTCGGCTCGACCCTCGCCGAGGCCACCGTCGTCGGGATCGTCGCGTCGGCGGCCGGTCTGGTCGGCGGTATCGCGATGGCCGCGGGACTCCAGGCCCTGTTCCCCGCCGTCGGATTCCCGTTCCCCGAAGGCGCGCTGGTCATCAGCGGGCTCTCCATGCTCCTGCCCCTGGGCGTCGGCATCCTCGTCTGCCTCGGCTCCGCCCTCGTGCCCGCCCTCCGCGCCGGCCGCATCGCCCCGCTCGCCGCCCTGCGCGAGACCGCGGTCGACGACTCCGCGGCCTCCCGGAAGCGGGTCGTCGCCGGCGGTGCGCTGCTCGCCGTCGCGGTCGCCGTCACCCTGACCGGCGTCCTCGTCACCCCGTCCGTTTGGCTGTCGGGCACGGGAGCCGTCCTCGTACTGGTCTCCTTCGTGGTGCTCGGTCCGGTCGCCTCCTCGTACGCCGTACGTGTCATCGGCGCGCCGCTCGACCGGCTGCGCGGCGTCACGGGCGCGCTGGCCAAGCGCAACGCGCTGCGCAGCCCGAAGCGCACATCGGCCACCGCCACGGCACTGATGACCGGGGTCGCCGTTGTCTCCCTCTTCACCGTCTTCGGCGCCTCGCTGAAGGCGACCATGGACGAGACCGTGGATCGGTCCTTCGCCGGAGACGTGGCGATCAGTGCGCCCGCGTTCGGTGCCGGAGGCAGCGGGCTCAGTCCGGAGCTCGCGCCCGCCGTGGACCGGTTGCCCGAGGTCCGCACCGCGGTCGGCCTCGGCAAGGGAGTCGCGGAGGTCGACGGCGCGGGGCGCGCCCTCACCGTCACCGACCCGGCCGCCCTCGCCGAAGTCCTGGACCTCGGAGCGGTCGACGGGTCCCTGGACGCGCTCGGAACGGACGGCATCGCACTGTCGGACACGGAGGCCGACAAGCGCGGCCTGCGCACCGGCTCCACCACCCGGCTCACGTTCGCCGACGGCACCCGGCAGACCTTCACGGTCCGCGCCGTCTTCGAACAGTCCGAGCTCGCCGGTGACTACGTCGTCACCCGCGCGGCCTGGGCGCCGCACCGGGCGCAGGACTCCGACTCCCTGATTGCCGTGGCCTTCGAGGACGGTGTGGGCGCCGACGAGGGAAAGGCCGCCGTTGAGCGGACCGCGGCGGCCCACGGCAGTCCGGAGGTCCAGACCCGCGAGGAGTACGCGCAGTCCTCGGCCGGAGGCATCGACATGATGCTCACGCTGATCTACGCCCTGCTGGCGCTCGCCGTGCTGATCGCACTCCTGGGCATCGCCAACACCCTCACCCTGGCCATCCACGAACGGACCAGGGAACTGGGCCTGCTGAGGGCCGTCGGACAGACCAGGAACCAGCTACGGGCCATGGTCCGCTGGGAATCCGTCCTGGTCGCCGCGTTCGGAACGGCGGGCGGCCTGCTGCTCGGCACCTTCCTAGGCTGGGTCCTCGTCGAGGCGTCCGAAGGCTCGGGCGACACCGCCTTCGCCTTCGCCCCGGCACCGGGCAGGCTGCTGGTCGTCGGTCTGGTGGGGCTCGCCGCCGGCGCGCTGGCCGGATGGCGGCCCGCCCGGCGCGCCGCACGCCTCGACGTACTGCGTGCCGTCGCCACCGAGTAG
- a CDS encoding ABC transporter ATP-binding protein produces MTATARTAPSAATTAAQVVDAVKVYGSGDTEVRALDGVSIGFPPGRFTAIMGPSGSGKSTLMHCAAGLDTLTSGSAFVGGTDLGTLDDRRLTLLRRQRIGFVFQSFNLLPTLTVAENITLPMDLAGERGDREWLDALIDTVGLRDRLHHRPSELSGGQQQRVAVARAFAGSPDVVFADEPTGNLDSRAGDEVLRLLGRTVRETSRTVVMVTHDPVAAAHADEVVFLADGRLVDRMQEPTAERVLDRLKAFDAPSGRAGVSS; encoded by the coding sequence ATGACCGCCACCGCCCGCACCGCACCCTCCGCGGCCACCACAGCTGCTCAGGTCGTCGACGCCGTGAAGGTCTACGGCTCCGGGGACACCGAGGTCAGGGCCCTGGACGGGGTGAGCATCGGCTTTCCGCCCGGCCGCTTCACCGCGATCATGGGGCCCTCCGGCTCGGGCAAATCGACTCTGATGCACTGCGCCGCCGGCCTCGACACGCTCACGTCCGGCTCCGCCTTCGTCGGCGGCACCGATCTGGGCACGCTCGACGACCGCAGGCTCACCCTCCTGCGGCGGCAGCGCATCGGGTTCGTCTTCCAGTCCTTCAATCTCCTCCCGACCCTCACCGTCGCCGAGAACATCACGCTGCCGATGGACCTCGCGGGGGAGCGGGGCGACCGTGAGTGGCTCGACGCCCTAATCGACACCGTCGGGCTGCGCGACCGGCTGCACCACCGGCCGAGCGAACTCTCCGGCGGCCAGCAGCAACGCGTGGCCGTGGCCAGGGCGTTCGCGGGCAGCCCCGATGTCGTCTTCGCCGACGAACCGACCGGCAACCTCGACTCCCGCGCGGGCGACGAGGTCCTGCGGCTCCTGGGCCGAACGGTCCGCGAGACCTCCCGCACCGTCGTCATGGTCACCCACGACCCGGTCGCCGCCGCCCACGCCGACGAGGTCGTCTTCCTCGCGGACGGGCGGCTCGTCGACCGGATGCAGGAGCCCACGGCGGAGCGCGTACTCGACCGTCTCAAGGCATTCGACGCGCCGTCGGGCAGGGCGGGGGTGTCGTCGTGA
- a CDS encoding SHOCT domain-containing protein — translation MNTLAHSGGPGPWILLFPIIWAAVVIGGVTLLRRTVLRGRRAPWQARKGEGGPGVSSPIALLGRRFAAGEIDEEEYWRRLSVLDEQFGRTKDGAA, via the coding sequence ATGAACACCCTGGCGCACTCCGGCGGACCCGGACCCTGGATCCTCCTCTTCCCGATCATCTGGGCGGCCGTCGTCATCGGCGGTGTGACCCTCCTGCGCCGCACCGTCCTGCGCGGACGCCGGGCCCCCTGGCAGGCCCGCAAGGGCGAGGGCGGCCCCGGTGTCTCCTCGCCCATCGCGCTCCTCGGCCGGCGCTTCGCCGCAGGGGAGATCGACGAGGAGGAGTACTGGCGCCGGCTCTCCGTCCTGGACGAGCAGTTCGGCCGCACGAAGGACGGTGCGGCATGA
- a CDS encoding TetR/AcrR family transcriptional regulator, giving the protein MSTPDRLIEATQELLWERGYVGTSPKAIQQRAGAGQGSMYHHFAGKPGLARAAILRTTAQLRKEAGELLDAPGTARERISAYLLRERDVLRGCPVGRLTMDPEVMAGDELRAPVDETLAWLRGRLAELVQEGVDQGEFAPGIVPEEIAAALVATVQGGYVLARASGSPVAFDAAVAGLLSLLTSRHPAA; this is encoded by the coding sequence ATGAGCACTCCGGACCGTCTGATCGAAGCCACCCAGGAGCTGCTGTGGGAGCGCGGCTACGTGGGGACGAGCCCCAAGGCCATCCAGCAGCGGGCCGGCGCCGGCCAGGGCAGCATGTACCACCACTTCGCGGGCAAGCCCGGTCTGGCGCGCGCGGCAATCCTGCGCACCACCGCCCAACTCCGCAAGGAGGCAGGAGAGTTGCTCGACGCGCCCGGCACGGCGCGGGAGCGGATCTCCGCGTATCTGCTGCGCGAGCGGGACGTGTTGAGGGGCTGCCCGGTGGGACGGCTGACGATGGACCCGGAGGTCATGGCCGGCGACGAACTGCGCGCGCCCGTCGACGAGACCCTCGCCTGGCTCCGGGGAAGACTCGCCGAGCTCGTCCAGGAGGGCGTGGACCAGGGCGAGTTCGCGCCGGGCATCGTCCCGGAGGAGATCGCGGCGGCGCTGGTCGCGACCGTCCAGGGCGGCTACGTGCTCGCACGCGCCTCGGGCTCCCCCGTCGCGTTCGACGCGGCCGTCGCCGGTCTGCTCTCCCTGCTCACGTCTCGTCACCCCGCCGCCTGA
- a CDS encoding DUF4865 family protein translates to MHAMQYEITLPADYDMGIIRERVAMKGHLLDAFPGLGLKAYLMRQRGEHSPVNQYAPLYLWSAPEGMNAFLLGPGFQGVVNDFGRPAVRHWAGLSYAEGRAASARPRTAVRRREQLPETADPGAAIPAAAEESLRQATLPGAVATALALDPARWELLHLSLWEQEAPEVAGDRFEVLHLSEPERDRLDRGRQW, encoded by the coding sequence GTGCACGCCATGCAGTACGAGATCACCCTTCCCGCCGACTATGACATGGGGATCATCCGCGAACGCGTCGCCATGAAGGGGCACCTTCTCGACGCATTCCCCGGTCTCGGCCTCAAGGCGTATCTGATGCGCCAACGGGGCGAGCACTCGCCGGTCAACCAGTACGCCCCGCTCTATCTCTGGTCCGCCCCCGAAGGCATGAACGCCTTCCTCCTGGGGCCCGGATTCCAGGGCGTCGTCAACGACTTCGGAAGGCCCGCGGTGCGGCACTGGGCGGGTCTCTCGTACGCGGAGGGACGCGCGGCCTCCGCACGCCCCCGTACCGCCGTGCGCCGTCGCGAGCAGCTCCCGGAGACGGCCGACCCCGGGGCAGCGATCCCCGCCGCGGCGGAGGAGTCGCTGCGGCAGGCCACCCTGCCGGGGGCGGTCGCCACGGCGCTGGCCCTGGACCCGGCACGCTGGGAACTGCTTCACCTCAGCCTCTGGGAGCAGGAGGCGCCCGAGGTGGCGGGTGACCGGTTCGAGGTACTGCACCTGTCCGAACCGGAGCGGGACCGGCTGGACAGGGGCAGGCAGTGGTGA